CACACCACTGAAACAAGATAGCAAGAAACAGTAAAAGAGGCAAGCAAAGCCCCCAGACAACACCGGACCAGTCTCACCATCGCACGTGTTCGCGACGCGTAGATCGTGCGTTCGGCATCCCATTGTTGGACCGCATTGGGTGAGTGTCAGACGACGTacgaaaaagtaaaacaagaCAACGGCACGCTCGCCAAACACGTTCTTTCAATGTCATGGAATGTCATTTACCTCCGCGATTGTTAAAAAGTGGTTTTGTACCGTTGCGATCGAAAGGCGACCGCGAAACGCGGTGTGTGTATCTTCGCAACAGGAACAGACCCAACGAATGAATAGTGCGCACAATCGATCGCTACAGATTCGACTCGGTGGAGAGTAATGCCGTTTCTTTGTCTGCGCCAGAAGCACATGacaaatgacagctgtcagatTGGGTAGATAGTGTAGGAACACTTAATGTACACTACTTTTTGATTGGAAGTACTGCTACACCCACAGTGGAAGACAATTTTAGGTACTATTCGTTAAATTAGTGTTTTTGTCTGATGAAAATTAACGCGATCATGCCACCGTAATTGACGTACACACGTACGTACATGCGTCGCAAATAGTGTTGCTAGCTATTCAAATAATGTTCAACcagcgaaaaaagaaataatcttccactgtgtgtgcttttttaaattttatttctacaCACGAAAACCCAGATAACCTCCGCAGATTTTGCCACAATCTCAAAAGCAGCTGTTTGGCAAAGGCTATCGGTGTTGAGCTCAAGGGGGTCTTGCTTAGTTAGGCAACCGCAAAAACATCACTTCTCGGAACAAGTGGACCTAACAAAATCGCAAGATGTCTGGTCACCGATGGAATGGAGCAGCCTCATGCTTCGTGTCACGATCGACCGTTAATCTCCGCTGCAAAACGTTCTAGAAAGTGTTGCATGGTTAACAGTATAGAAATCACGCCTTACAAACGATATCACGCCCTTTGATCAGCAACACAATGTTGAGCACATGTTCGTAGGATGAAGTCATTAAGCGCATCGAGAGCTGGTGAATAAAATTATACTAACGATCCGCTGCTCTTATGGGAAATGATGAACGAATACgcgaacaaaaaaccatcaGTCAGTAATCGTAACATGCATCCGATATTCAATTTCTTGTCGATACTCCATCACACTGCGAGCGTGGCGAACGAGGGAACAGGAGCTAGCATGACGACCAGTGCACTTTTACGTAACGTATCATACGTAAGGCATAACAGCTTAGTACAGCTTAGTACACTGCCCTGGTGCCTGATGGTGGCGATTCTGGGTGCACGCgaggataaaaaataaaacattcttgGGCCCAAGTTGCACTAGCAAGGCAGATGATAGTGCTAGTGGTACACTGTTACGAGTGGTACCACGTGTCATTCCACGTTTCACCGTTTGAACGTTCTAATCGCTAAACCCCATAGCCCGTAGTGTCCAACGGTAGTCACACTTCATCGATGACGCTCATCGATTTCGAGACCAAATATTCGGCAACAGTACAGTTGTTTGAGTGTGTTATATTTCCCATAAAAAttaagacacacacacacacacacacacacacacacacacacacacacacagcttgCTACACTAGGGTCGGTCACGATGCAGGAAATGTGCTCATTTGTCCAACCGTTCCCAAATGCCAAATGTCACGCCGGTGATGCGCCCAGGAGTGTTGACCATGTTGCGTTACGCGGCGGTACGGTATACCTTGTGCGCTGCCACGTGCACGTGACGTCAAGACCTGGCCGGCGGTCGAGGTGGAGTTTGCATTTTAGTTGAAGTTGTTCTTACCATTtcctttcaattatttttatttgcacgtCCCACGATACATGCTGGTGGATGAGAGCTGGAACGAGACACAACAATCGTTAGATTATAACCCAGCTGAATCAGGATTGCCTCGGTGACATTAAACTGGATAAGTGAGGTGTATACACGAGCAATCGATAACGTGAAAGAACATTACACTTCCGTTTGTAACATGTGTAAGTGTATTGCTTAGGACTACGGTAACTTCAGCGTAGTTGTACTTACATCATAATCAGTGCCGAGAGCCATGTCCATTTATCTACGTACCCCTATATCCTGGACGTATGTAACatcatttaatttgtttgtgtgtttaccTCTGCTTATCAGTTCCTTCCACACCCATGCAAAGCATTGTCTACGCTTTATCGGCCAAACCGGTCGGTCAACCTGTCCCAAGTTTGACTGCAAAACCAGTGCGACATCAATAATCACGCAAATTTCTACCACCCTCTACGACCTTCACGAAGGTCccggcgtgtgtttgtgtaggtGTGTGCCGGTAGGTGATGTGTCGCACGGCAGTACTGCTACCGGTCTTATCATCGTCCCAATCCTGTTCACGAGCCCACGAGCTGGTCGAGAGGCAAAGAATCTGGTCACGAGATATGGGAGGCTTGCGACACGGTGAGCTCTTTAAGCTAGCGATGTGACGCACAACACAAGATAACTGTCGCTGGCGTGCTTATCGATTGTGGTGGGTTTcttgggggttttttgttgttgctttgtttgccaCTTTTTAAGagtaccatgcgcctccatcattAAACTAGGAACAATAAACAGTACAATAAAGGCTAGATTTGTGGTTGGAATTGTTTAGATAATTCAATCAAGATTAGGATTTCAAATTGTGACATTCACCTACTTTCATTCATCATCCAGCAAATTACTTTCGAAGTGAGGAAGTGCATCATAAATCGCACAGGTGTTATTCGTAGTTCACCGAACGCATTAGACATTCTTTTATCGAACATTAAGCATTACTATTTAAACCTCACTAACATTGTTTCCCTAACGAGCACCTATTCATAGGCCAATCGTTAAAGAAACCGGGCAAAATATGCTCGGGCCCATATCAGTAGCGTGAGTGCACACGTTACCATCCCTTATCAGCCACGTACCCCGGTTGGACAACTGGAATGGATTCTGAACGCTAGCGATTGTGGACCATATGTACCAGTGCCAGTTACGCAATTGTTTCGCTGCCATAAATGAAATTGTACTGCAAATAATGTTATTACatcggaaaacaaacaaacggcttAATTGAATCGCAAAACTGCCTTTAAACCTAAACTTTGCCCTATTAATCGCTTTATTTGCGTTGATAAAATCacattaaaaatacatttgctCAATGTAAATAGCTCACTGAAAGAAAAATCCCCAgttgaaatgtttgttaaCCATAAAAATTGCTACCTTCAACGTACAGAGTTAAAGATTTAGGTCTCATCTCCCTGCTCCTTTCTGGTGTACTGAACCACCATTTGGACTTGGAATTCATAATCATACTTTCGCAGAAGCAGAAGCATAAACACCGCCGGCATCGTATTTTGTATACATTCTTTGTCACGTGTACGTCCGCGTTAGAATGTGCATAATGGCACGATGTGAGACACCGACTACAATGGCGATCCAATTTCGGATCGATTCCCATTCCGTCGTCCCGTCCCGCAGCAATCGGGAAACGGTCGGCGATACGCTTTAGGTTCGATGTAACCACAACGTACCCGGTCCAGTTACGGAAAACGTTCCGATTTCCATGTGACGATCAACGTGATGTTACGGACAAAACTCCACAATGACAACGTGTCGATTGGCATGCGTTTAAATGCGGCTTTCCATTTCACTGCACGTGGGCGGCAGCTGtgggcagcaaaaaaaaaacaaagagggGAAAAATAGAAACTTACTCTTTATTCAAGTTGATAAAAGCATGATTTACTACGGGAGTTCCGTTTGAGGCATTCCATTTTGCACAAATTACGTATCAAAATCGTCATAATCGTAACATAAATCAATCCTAGTCTGTTCTGAGTAAGTAAATATTGTGTGATCGCGGCATCACACTCGAGGCAACGATCGATCATCGTACAAAACGATCGTAATTCTTCTCACGACTAGTGGTAACTCGTGATCGGATGGTGGGAAATTCCTAATACCACACTAGTGAAACTCCCTAATTAGTAGGGAGGATTTGCATTGTAGCGTTGCATTCGCTGGCGATCCCAATCTCACGCAGTTCAGTGCAACTTTCGTTGTTCGATCGTacattcgttcgttcgctcaACGAAGTAAACAGCACGAGCAGCAATGGCCACCGGCTTGAACAGCAGGCGAGCCTTATCGATGGATCTGGCGAACAACAGGTTTGCTTTGACTGCACACACATCCTGGGGACTGCTATCGGCCGACAAACGAAATGGTTGGTACTGGTTCTTAAAATAGGTTCTCGGTGAACAAGAGATGCAGACGCGCGGCAAACCCTGGGCGCTGGACTGGAGGTGTAAAGATTACAGCAGCAACATAGAGTCGAGACCTGTTGGCGAGATCGCCTGCAATCGAAGTGGGGCCTGGGCTGGGCGATAATGCTTATCACGCGTTTCATTCTCAGCGCGTTTGCTTAGTGCTCAAGTGTTCCGATAAGCTCCGGCAAGAAGCGCTTCGGGCAAACTTGGTTCGTGAGATATGAGGTGGGATTATGGCAAacgcaacaaataaaaaccatgGTGGCTGAAAATTGTTCCATTCTGGCTGTTAGTACAGTTTCATCTGATCCAATTGCATAGATTAACAATGTATTTCCTCTCAGAACATGGATCAATGTTACTACAAGAGGAAGCATATAGCCGGCAGGCTGATAGCTCAATGAAAATCATTGACCACCACCTATCAGCcgaaaatattaaattgaataCCAGAAGAGTATTGTATACGGTTACAAACACTCTTGAGAGGATCTGTCCGTGAACCCTACTATTTATTGCATGTTGAAAAACTGCAAGTTTTTCGATAACATCATCTGCTATAATCACGTCCAGCACTGTAGTGGTGGCGCTACGCAGCGTAACGCTTGAAGCGGAATATCTTAttctttattaaatgtttGCAGTAAATCAATCTTGAAAAGAAGCTTACCATGTTGTACTATAAGTAATATTTACAATCTTTTCGAGAAAATTGAAACAAGCCCAGAGGCAATCATGCTAAGCTTTCTGCAATGAAAGCACTGAACTGTATAACCTAAACACGTGTTTGACAACCATCAACTTCGTCCTACAGCTGTCACAACACAAATCACATTGAAAAATCAAAGTTACGAAAACCTGTGCAATTTTTTCGATTCACCCACAATTAGGCCAAGTTTAATTAGAATTGCGCCCGATTATTCGATCCCACAGGTAAATAGTGTTTGTATAGCTATCTGATTTGCAAATTCAGGTTGTGGCTATTGAATTATGTAACCTACCGGCTGGATTGAATCACATGCGCCGTACACCaagttttgctgtgttttattaattgttaCTCTATTTTCTACCTAGCCATGGGAAACACGGTGTCAGCGGCAGAAAAGGTTGCTTCCAACATCGTGCCCAGCACGCTGACGAAGGGTGAAGAATCAACGCTACCAAAAGGACATCCGCCTCTCGGCGATAAATCAGCTATGGGCGGTAATCCACCACCTGAATGTCCGATGCACCAAAAACAGCAACCCAAAGAACAACCAGTGCTGGTATCGGAATGCCCAGTCAAGCACGATGGAGCTGATGTAAATCCGCTCAATATGATGCCACCAGCGAATCAAAACCCAGCTCCTGGACAACCGTTCCCACTTCCTACGGACCGTCAAACTTCGTCTATTCCAAAGGCGACCGCCGACGGAAAGCAGGAGTTCTGGTTGTATCCAAGCCAGCAAATGTTCTGGAACGCAATGCTGCGCAAAGGATGGCGCTGGGAGAAAGACGATCTCGCACCGAAAGATATGGATGACATTATAAAGATTCACAATGCCAACAATGAACAGGCTTGGCAGGAGGTACTTAAATGGGAAGCGCTGCATGCTCGCGAATGTGGCAACCCACGATTGAAGAGCTTCGGCGGAAAGGCAACAGATTTCAGCCCACGGGCGAAAATTCGCAACATGATGGGATACGAGCTGCCTTTCGATCGACACGATTGGATCATTGATCGTTGTGGCAAGGATGTGCGCTACGTTATCGACTACTACGACGGTGGAATGGTTGACGAGAAGTACAAATTTGCACTGCTGGACGTCAGACCCGCTATGGACTCGTTTGAAAACGTTTGGGACCGTATGAAGGTAGCGTACATGCGATGGAAGTTCGAGCTGGAGGATAAGTTAAAAGAGTTGACAAATTAAGCACACTGCAATTGATCATAAGAACGATGTAGAGCCTACAGCTTACCGATAACATATATCGCAAATTCGGGTTAGAAATTACCGAACAATTCGTGAAgaagaatatttaaattaaatagatTTATTGCACGCAGTAATAGCGAAGTAATGATTATGATTGAAACAGTTGCGTAGAGAATATAACATATTCtcgaaataaattcaaatcgTCATTTTTTACCCACCTTAaacattgtttattgttgtatTCGAAACTATTGCATTCCAAATGTGCTTATGTACGATAAATTTATGATTGAGAACATATTTTCCAACTGTTTTCTGTTCAAATCAACATCAAAATTGGAATATGAGATGGTCATAATAATACCCATAAATTGCCCTGTGTGCAATGACATACAAAGCAACCCTGCACAACACTGTCATCCGTTTCAATGTTTACTTTTTAGCCGACGCACGTGTAGGGAAAAGAGCGTACATACGAGGATATTAATTGTGTGTTTTACGTCGTCTTATTAACGCAAATAACTATGGAAGGCCTCGGCCAGCTGTTTGGAAGTGTTCTCGAAAGTGACGATGGTTTACAAGCCGTATTTCTGAACAATCTGGATGAACATCaatcgttttggacggatgtAAGTAAAAGCGAAATTCCTTTCACCAGCTTCGTTGCCatgtttttgatttgtttttatctacaTAGCCTCAAAATGATTTGGATGCTATCTTCACTAGACTCGGAACATTGTTAACGGGCGCCAAAACACGTGATCGTGGCTTGAACATTCTAAATCATCTTCTGACCGACTGCCCGTTGGATCTCGTTGAGGAAAAAGCCCAATTCTACATCAACGTTTGCACGAAAGTATGTGAGCAGTATGGCCCAACGCAAACCATCCCGCTTGTGTACAAACTGTTGCAGCAACTGATGCATCGTTCGCTGGGTTCGAATGAACTGCACAAACTGTTAGTGAGTAATTTACCCAAACTGTTGGAATCTGTCGGTCCGAATCTACCATCGTCTGCTATCCTGTCCGCCCTCAATTTCCTGGAAGTGGCAATGCAATATTATGCTGGCGCATGTGGCCCACAAAAAAATCGTATCGAATCGTTCCTTTACTCGCTCGTCGATTCTACCAATCGGCACGTTATCAACAGTACGGCCCgctgcctgctgctgttgcaacaGATACGAGGTGGCGGTCAGCATGGTTCCTTGCATAAGAAAACCTGGCAAGAGTACTACTTAAAGCTCGTCGATACAATTCAAGATCTGTTGAACAAAATATTCGCCCACACGCCGGAAACGTTCGATGAAGAGGAGAATTTGGAATGTTTAAAGCTAGCGCCGATTGCAAGAAATATCGATCCCATTCGCAAACCACAGTTACTGGCAATACGTGCTATCAATATGATAGCTTGCCTAGATGAAGCCATTGTGGGAGCGTATCCGGTGCAAAAACCGATCACCCCATTCAAAGCGCTCAATCTGATCCTCCGGGGGTTGTCTGTTTCCTGTGAGGCAATGGGTAAAAATCCTATAGCGGAGAACATAGCTTTTGGTACCTTCCTACCATCGATCCATGTCGGACTGCTGGAGGTGTTGGATGGGTTAGTGTTGGCCCTTGGTACCAATATGCTAATGTTCGGTGAATCAATTTGCGAGATATTCCCAAAATGTCTCAAAGCAACGCAGGGCAATCGCAACGAATCGGAAGGCACGAAAAAATCCTTC
The Anopheles moucheti chromosome 2, idAnoMoucSN_F20_07, whole genome shotgun sequence genome window above contains:
- the LOC128297229 gene encoding holocytochrome c-type synthase, encoding MGNTVSAAEKVASNIVPSTLTKGEESTLPKGHPPLGDKSAMGGNPPPECPMHQKQQPKEQPVLVSECPVKHDGADVNPLNMMPPANQNPAPGQPFPLPTDRQTSSIPKATADGKQEFWLYPSQQMFWNAMLRKGWRWEKDDLAPKDMDDIIKIHNANNEQAWQEVLKWEALHARECGNPRLKSFGGKATDFSPRAKIRNMMGYELPFDRHDWIIDRCGKDVRYVIDYYDGGMVDEKYKFALLDVRPAMDSFENVWDRMKVAYMRWKFELEDKLKELTN